Proteins encoded in a region of the Pocillopora verrucosa isolate sample1 chromosome 11, ASM3666991v2, whole genome shotgun sequence genome:
- the LOC131794425 gene encoding protein rolling stone, translating into MCRDEFRLSQVKLYHSDAKDFIRSLWLPAALVTAYRCIFSAYCLGWIIYSGFHPANGAEKWFIYLTNWAFTFVTMYFLWASVVSVLHHFGITNNQVDMQMKAIGNHDNDAEGGEGLGDSVHKSAVKMSWYHKGLWVVFNIAANTAIMVTLLYWTLIFGGTTSGLDVSTHLINSVMIVADIMLSCVPVRILHVVYPLVLGICYLLTTVIFWAVDATNARGEPYIYSYIDYNNSPGFSIGLVCGFILVGQPVVQSLLFGLYKLRCFLGLKCGNKS; encoded by the exons ATGTGCCGCGACGAGTTTCGTTTGTCTCAAGTCAAATTGTATCATTCTGACGCCAAAGATTTCATCCGATCACTG TGGCTCCCAGCTGCCCTGGTGACGGCATATCGCTGTATTTTTAGCGCGTATTGCTTGGGTTGGATCATATATAGCGGTTTCCATCCCGCTAATGGCGCAGAAAAATGGTTCATCTATTTGACAAACTGGGCTTTTACCTTTGTGACGATGTATTTCTTGTGGGCTTCTGTTGTCAGCGTTCTGCATCACTTTGGAATCACAAACAACCAGGTGGACATGCAAATGAAGGCTATTGGCAACCATGACAATGACGCAGAGGGAGGAGAAGGCCTGGGCGATAGTGTCCATAAATCCGCAGTGAAGATGTCGTGGTATCACAAGGGATTATGGGTCGTTTTTAACATTGCTGCCAATACTGCCATTATGGTGACCCTTTTGTACTGGACACTAATTTTTGGCGGCACAACTAGTGGTCTGGATGTGAGTACCCATCTGATAAACAGTGTTATGATTGTTGCAGACATAATGCTGAGCTGCGTTCCTGTCAGAATTCTCCATGTTGTCTATCCATTGGTCTTGGGTATTTGTTATCTGTTGACAACTGTTATCTTTTGGGCAGTTGATGCGACTAACGCTCGTGGTGAGCCATACATCTATTCCTACATAGATTACAACAACAGCCCGGGTTTTTCAATCGGTCTTGTGTGCGGCTTTATTCTAGTTGGGCAGCCTGTGGTTCAAAGTCTCCTTTTCGGTTTGTACAAACTACGCTGTTTTCTGGGCCTGAAATGTGGCAATAAATCGTAA
- the LOC131794426 gene encoding uncharacterized protein — MRSSMSLTMDVFTREFRLRNFRLSYPNGRVFAESPWLPVSCVVGYRLLVTLYCASWIIYSVIRDNTWKWLIYLTDWSFLCVTTYFVCSTLTSLIYWAHHHGKLMDNESGHACTPEEQTSSQRDPYSHTTRVTPESSDSGDGSQQEQYYDSYEDTEQIEASAQAQDIDESEIPLVVVTVDYCQTWYHKVTWLFYIIAANIAPVVTVVFWSFLYSGGAVHEIDIAFHAMNSVFMLIETCLSSIPVCLFHVVYAELYGIIYVIFTVVYWQSGGTDTNGEDHIYPLLDYGHKPYITALAITVIALVGLPLAQLWNFGMFTLRCHFNRMRSRQ; from the exons ATGCGGTCGTCGATGTCGCTTACAATGGATGTGTTCACAAGAGAGTTTCGTCTACGGAATTTCAGGTTGAGTTACCCCAATGGCAGAGTCTTCGCTGAATCGCCG TGGCTCCCTGTATCATGTGTTGTAGGATATCGACTCTTGGTTACCCTGTACTGCGCTAGCTGGATAATCTACAGTGTTATCAGAGACAACACTTGGAAATGGCTCATTTACCTAACAGACTGGTCTTTTCTGTGCGTGACTACTTACTTTGTGTGCAGCACTCTTACTTCTCTTATATATTGGGCACATCATCATGGTAAACTTATGGATAATGAATCAGGGCATGCGTGCACTCCAGAGGAACAAACGTCTTCACAGAGAGATCCTTATTCACATACCACACGTGTGACTCCTGAATCAAGTGACTCAGGGGATGGTTCGCAGCAAGAACAGTATTATGACTCTTATGAGGATACTGAACAAATCGAAGCATCGGCACAAGCTCAAGATATTGATGAAAGTGAGATTCCATTGGTTGTTGTAACCGTAGATTATTGCCAAACATGGTATCACAAAGTCACGTGGCTGTTTTACATCATCGCTGCAAACATTGCGCCTGTTGTAACAGTAGTGTTCTGGAGTTTTTTATATTCAGGAGGCGCTGTTCATGAAATAGATATAGCTTTTCATGCAATGAACTCGGTTTTTATGTTGATAGAAACTTGTCTTAGTTCAATTCCCGTATGTCTTTTCCATGTGGTTTACGCTGAGCTGTATGGAATTATATACGTTATATTTACAGTGGTGTATTGGCAGAGTGGTGGCACTGACACCAATGGCGAAGACCACATTTATCCACTCCTAGATTATGGGCATAAACCATATATTACTGCTCTAGCAATCACTGTCATTGCACTAGTTGGGCTTCCTTTGGCTCAGTTGTGGAATTTCGGAATGTTTACACTGCGGTGTCATTTTAACAGGATGAGAAGTCGTCAATAA
- the LOC131794430 gene encoding LOW QUALITY PROTEIN: mRNA export factor GLE1-like (The sequence of the model RefSeq protein was modified relative to this genomic sequence to represent the inferred CDS: substituted 2 bases at 2 genomic stop codons), with amino-acid sequence MLCREILVADPFTGTKKGTVTRGTKWKEVAENLKKIQQGYFKVDKRAVRDRYNLLSKEQKNXKNXKNKLKREEKEIGIETDMKEFEMALEELIDKEDAAETEQRVVDDQKKTKDSEDRKNVESVRKKAMERLGQTQKRKADESESDGRKRKKRSSGSDTVSFLREKNEQAQEMQKQELELRKQQLEVESKKQDNFMQMILNQQQQQQRQMQDFQALMSIQTKQQKDLMLALVSKLVEKK; translated from the coding sequence ATGTTATGCAGAGAAATATTGGTTGCAGATCCCTTTACTGGGACGAAAAAGGGTACAGTGACAAGAGGAACTAAGTGGAAAGAGGTCGCcgaaaacctaaaaaaaattcagcaaggTTACTTTAAAGTTGACAAGCGGGCAGTCCGAGATCGTTACAACCTCCTttcaaaggaacaaaaaaactgaaaaaactgaaaaaacaaactgaaacgagaagaaaaagaaattggaatCGAAACTGAtatgaaagaatttgaaatggCATTAGAAGAATTAATTGACAAAGAAGATGCAGCTGAGACCGAGCAGAGGGTTGTTGATGACCAGAAGAAAACGAAGGACAGTGAAGACAGGAAAAATGTTGAGAGCGTTCGAAAGAAGGCTATGGAAAGACTTGGACAAACACAGAAAAGGAAAGCAGACGAGAGTGAAAGCGATgggagaaaaaggaagaaaagatcAAGCGGCAGCGACACAGTGAGCTTTctgagagagaaaaatgaaCAGGCACAGGAAATGCAAAAACAGGAGTTGGAGTTGAGGAAACAGCAGCTCGAGGTTGAGTCAAAGAAGCAAGATAACTTCATGCAGATGATACTAAAtcagcagcaacagcaacaaagacAGATGCAGGATTTTCAGGCTCTGATGAGTATCCAGACAAAACAGCAAAAGGATTTGATGCTAGCCCTTGTTTCTAAGTTAGtagagaagaaataa